The Pochonia chlamydosporia 170 chromosome 1, whole genome shotgun sequence genome window below encodes:
- a CDS encoding cell division control protein 4 (similar to Aspergillus terreus NIH2624 XP_001212512.1) — MTPSPLPSSQASEPRRPRSASKVSVNIAEGSQNNGRRFQLEVSECVETKTVTTTTRLTRKFPRVFVRDPTPLESLDTKEYPLAMKPTPPELLDFSYNVAEEDRAADECLDEEEEKDAALHDVNRLIVSKPMKQPGTGAFTPTPVKTEPCLHETPLPNRSSRQPSQSPSEGHPRRTRQTRSSVADSPTSSASQVGTGAVFTPRTSQRLARSSTLHAVSDKLRRSIAQGSSNSGGSSNIGGHTTTSGMPPSNRRDASDRPPRGGSGFLATPDTSELIGSVLDRPNQRNRSLPSDRPQSMLDSSSMPSAPCDAASPAGSDSHTVFSSNVATPPITDADPEPFADADDSLQQSLRAAIHHRPTIDVVAAQDASLPSPRLSPTLAASQLHSNDADDGAQSSFQTSASDSTLPWADGTQTAEDSKALQLLSSLQSTDHGRALRRPQLSDQLGPVVLDIQTLLEAFDSMKTEMKTFMMYQFLRRCPRPTLRLIADTVEPALKCDFLRQLPLELSYHVLGYLDHRDLCRAAQVSKHWRNIVDRNETGWKELLDQDGYIMAPGELKKAIFQGWGWQDPVGAAGYERDLSMQGRLTSSEFELTRALRSEVTPKSRSSKRKRGLNTYSASERSKRRAGASQESTSTAPRDSRMESEVRQHKSEGPLSAANAAAAAVPDPQLGLPSLRQLHLFKSIYRRHHMIRKSWTSGEVKPGHVAFAAHPRHVITCLQFDDDKIITGSDDTLIHIYDTKTGKLRKKLEGHEGGVWALQYEGNILVSGSTDRSVRVWDIERGLCQQVFYGHTSTVRCLQILMPTETGRDTSGQPIIQPEKPLIITGSRDSQLRVWRLPEVGSRRYIQTGPPAQESDCPYFIRVLMGHTHSVRAISAYGDTLVSGSYDSTVRVWRISTGEMLHVLRGHSQKVYSVVLDHKRNRCISGSMDSLVKIWDLATGACLNTLEGHTLLVGLLDLRDERLVSAAADSTLRVWDPENGRCRHTLMAHTGAITCFQHDGQKVISGSEKTVKMWDVKTGECVQDLLTDLTGVWQVKFDGRRCVAAVQRDQLTYVEILDFGAVRDGQAPEELGKRILLNEHEVREIIEDGAV, encoded by the exons ATGACGCCTTCGCCCTTGCCTTCCAGCCAGGCTTCAGAGCCACGGCGGCCACGCAGTGCCTCCAAGGTGTCTGTTAATATTGCAGAAGGCTCACAGAACAACGGCCGACGCTTCCAGCTGGAAGTCAGCGAGTGTGTCGAGACTAAGACAgtcacaaccacaacccgTTTAACGCGCAAGTTTCCTCGAGTCTTTGTCCGCGATCCAACCCCGCTTGAGAGTCTCGATACAAAAGAATACCCCTTGGCTATGAAGCCAACGCCGCCGGAATTGTTAGATTTTTCGTACAATGTGGCCGAAGAGGACCGGGCTGCTGACGAAtgcttggatgaagaagaggagaaggacgcTGCTTTGCACGACGTGAACCGGCTAATCGTCTCCAAACCT ATGAAGCAACCAGGAACTGGTGCCTTCACTCCCACCCCAGTCAAAACGGAACCTTGCCTTCACGAGACGCCTTTACCAAATCGAAGCAGTCGTCAACCATCACAATCTCCTTCCGAAGGGCATCCCCGACGCACCCGCCAGACTCGTTCCAGCGTTGCTGATTCGCCAACCTCTTCAGCATCTCAGGTTGGTACAGGTGCTGTCTTCACGCCTCGAACATCTCAACGCCTTGCCCGATCCTCTACTCTCCACGCTGTATCAGATAAATTGAGACGATCAATAGCTCAAGGAAGCTCGAATTCTGGAGGAAGCAGTAATATTGGAGGACACACGACGACTTCCGGCATGCCGCCCTCCAACCGCCGTGATGCCAGCGACCGGCCACCGAGAGGCGGATCTGGGTTCCTGGCCACTCCCGATACTTCGGAGCTCATTGGTTCCGTCTTGGACCGACCAAATCAACGGAACCGCTCTCTCCCTTCGGACCGCCCTCAGTCGATGCTGGACTCATCTTCCATGCCTTCAGCCCCCTGTGACGCCGCCAGCCCAGCTGGTAGCGACTCTCACACTGTTTTCAGCAGTAACGTGGCTACCCCGCCGATTACTGATGCCGACCCCGAGCCTTTTGCGGACGCCGACGACTCACTTCAGCAATCTCTTCGTGCTGCGATACATCACCGACCTACAATAGATGTCGTCGCTGCTCAAGATGCAAGCCTTCCGAGCCCAAGGCTGTCTCCAACCCTTGCCGCCTCCCAGCTGCATTCCAACGATGCCGACGATGGCGCACAGTCCAGCTTTCAGACCTCCGCCAGCGATAGCACACTGCCTTGGGCTGACGGCACCCAAACTGCGGAGGATAGCAAGGCTCTGCAGTTGCTCTCATCCTTGCAGTCGACGGATCATGGACGAGCCTTGAGGCGGCCACAGCTCAGTGATCAGCTTGGACCTGTCGTGCTTGACATACAGACCCTCCTTGAAGCGTTTGACTCGATGAAGACCGAAATGAAAACTTTCATGATGTATCAATTTCTCCGCAGATGTCCACGTCCCACGTTGCGATTGATTGCCGATACGGTGGAACCTGCTCTCAAGTGCGACTTTTTAAGGCAACTTCCCTTGGAGTTGAGTTACCATGTTTTGGGCTATTTGGACCATAGAGACCTTTGCAGAGCGGCTCAGGTCTCCAAGCACTGGCGTAACATTGTGGACCGGAATGAGACGGGTTGGAAAGAGCTGTTAGACCAAGATGGCTACATCATGGCACCTGGCGAACTGAAAAAGGCTATTTTTCAAGGTTGGGGTTGGCAGGATCCAGTTGGCGCCGCGGGTTACGAACGCGACTTGAGCATGCAAGGCCGGCTTACGTCTTCGGAATTTGAACTAACCCGAGCATTGCGCAGCGAGGTTACACCAAAGTCCAGAAGTTCGAAGCGGAAGCGAGGCCTGAATACCTATTCCGCCTCGGAACGATCAAAACGCAGGGCTGGAGCGTCCCAAGAATCGACAAGTACCGCACCAAGAGACTCAAGGATGGAATCTGAGGTGAGGCAGCACAAGTCCGAAGGCCCGCTTTCCGCTGCGAAcgcagcagctgcagcggTCCCAGACCCTCAGCTTGGGTTGCCTAGTCTTCGTCAGTTACATCTGTTCAAGTCTATATATCGCCGCCACCATATGATTCGCAAAAGCTGGACAAGCGGAGAGGTCAAACCTGGCCACGTTGCGTTTGCCGCCCACCCACGACATGTCATCACATGCCTACAGTTTGACGATGATAAAATAATCACGGGCAGTGATGACACATTAATCCACATTTACGACACCAAAACGGGCAAACTGCGGAAAAAGCTCGAGGGCCACGAAGGCGGAGTATGGGCTCTACAGTACGAGGGTAATATTCTTGTGTCGGGATCCACGGATAGATCTGTTCGCGTATGGGACATTGAGCGTGGCCTCTGCCAGCAGGTATTCTACGGCCACACTAGTACTGTGCGATGCTTGCAAATCCTCATGCCCACCGAGACCGGCCGAGACACTTCTGGACAGCCGATTATACAACCTGAAAAGCCGTTGATTATCACTGGATCTCGGGACAGTCAGCTCCGGGTATGGAGACTTCCTGAAGTGGGTTCACGAAGATATATTCAAACGGGACCGCCAGCGCAAGAGTCCGACTGTCCGTACTTCATCCGCGTTTTAATGGGCCATACGCACTCTGTACGAGCGATATCGGCCTATGGAGACACCCTAGTAAGTGGTTCTTATGACAGCACGGTGCGTGTATGGCGAATCAGCACCGGTGAAATGCTGCATGTACTCCGCGGGCACTCTCAGAAGGTGTACTCCGTTGTGCTTGACCACAAGCGAAACCGTTGCATTTCTGGTTCTATGGACTCGCTCGTCAAAATTTGGGATCTTGCGACTGGGGCTTGCCTAAACACGCTCGAGGGCCACactcttcttgttggcctcCTGGATCTTCGAGATGAGCGGCTTGTGTCAGCTGCTGCGGATTCTACCCTTCGAGTTTGGGACCCTGAGAACGGCAGGTGTAGGCACACCCTCATGGCACACACAGGAGCCATCACCTGCTTCCAACACGATGGCCAGAAGGTTATCAGCGGCAGCGAAAAGACTGTAAAAATGTGGGACGTCAAGACTGGCGAGTGTGTGCAGGATTTGTTGACCGACCTTACTGGTGTATGGCAGGTCAAGTTTGACGGGAGGCGATGCGTGGCAGCTGTGCAACGTGACCAGCTGACTTACGTAGAG ATTTTGGATTTTGGTGCCGTTCGCGACGGGCAAGCCCCTGAGGAACTGGGAAAACGTATTTTGTTGAACGAACACGAAGTGCGAGAGATTATCGAAGATGGAGCTGTATGA